The DNA region GAGCCGGCCGCAGCCACGAGTGTCTCCCCTGTGTCTCCCATGATGACGTAATCCGACCGCAGGCCGACGCCGAGCTCGCCCCCGATCACTGCGGTCATCTCGTCGGGACCGACGAGTGCGACGGTATCGAATCGAAGGCCGGTCGCATTCGTGAGCACGAGGCCGGCGAACGAGGCGTCCTCGAAGAGCGGGGCATCGGCGAGCTGGAACTCGCCGTAGCCCGGCAGCGTGACGAAGAGCGGGGCCGGGACGAGCAGGGCCAATGGGGCGCCTGCCTCGTCTGCCGTGAGAATGGCGAACGACGCCCCCCTCCCCGACTCGTCTGTGACGACGACGAGAAGAGCCGCGGCTTCGTCGCCGTTCTGTCCGGTGCCGAGAACCGACTCGACGTCGACCGCCTCGGCATCCGCTCGCAACGAGGTCGTCCACTCCGACCAGCGTCCACGCAACCAGGGAGACGCCAGCAGACCCCCGACCAGCACGGTGACGAGCGCGATGCCGCTCCATGAGCGCCGACCGGCGCGCCTGATGGGTGCGTCAGGCCGGGAGCGACGTCGCGTCACCATCAGCCATACACGCCCTCGGCCACGATGTAGCGCCACACCGGCTCGGCCACGAGGAACCGAAGGCTGTGCCCCGCCCTCGCCATGGCCCGCAGCTCGGTGCCCGAGACGTGGAGCAGCGGCATCGTGAGCCACTCCCAGCGGCGCCCCTCCAGCACGGAGGCGACCCGTTGGGACTCGACACCCGGCCGGGGTGCCACCGCGATGGCAGCCCGCGCCATGACCTCCTCGCCACGTTGCCAAGTCGGCAGCCGCGCCGCGGCGTCGGCGCCGAGGATCAGCGTCAACTCCTCGTCGTCCGGGAACGACTCGAGGGTCTCGATCGTGTACGTCCACCCGTCGCGGCGCACCTCGCGGTCGTCTGCGTCGAAGTAGTCGACGCCCTCGACAGCGAGCT from Acidimicrobiia bacterium includes:
- the nadD gene encoding nicotinate-nucleotide adenylyltransferase — protein: MRRGLLGGTFDPPHLAHLYAGEAAYRSLGLDVVTLIPAGSPWQKAAESVTGSSARWAMTKLAVEGVDYFDADDREVRRDGWTYTIETLESFPDDEELTLILGADAAARLPTWQRGEEVMARAAIAVAPRPGVESQRVASVLEGRRWEWLTMPLLHVSGTELRAMARAGHSLRFLVAEPVWRYIVAEGVYG